The Acanthopagrus latus isolate v.2019 chromosome 20, fAcaLat1.1, whole genome shotgun sequence genomic sequence CTTGACCTGATGCCTGGTGGTCAGGCTCACATCGACAAGTTTATCTGCCCTGGTGACATTATTGATGAGATCAATGGAACGTCTCTCAGGAATTCCAAGAATGGACAGGTATCTTCAAACATGCAGCgttatactgtatgttgacGCAATAACCAGTGACTGGTCTATTCTCGTGTCTGTGAAAGCCAAAACAGTGAGCCATCATGAGCGACGCGGGtaccctgaaactgaagcagctaaatagAATTCAGAACCCTGTAAATTACACCCGTTTATATTTAAATTTCTTTGTGAAAAGGCATATATCACATGAGTAGGATGTGTAATGCTGCTACTCAATATCCCCATAGGTTTTCTCACTTATGTTGCCTGACTAGACCTATTCTCACACCTGTGTCTGCTTGAAAAACATCTCCCTGATTCTCTTTTAAGTTTTGTCTCACCGGTTCAGTTGAGATGAAATAACAGTTGAGATGAAATAACATATACTGTAGTCCAACCCAAATCCTGTCTGTATTAACCTTTTAATCAAAGCATACATCACCGACAAGTCACACCTTTGACAGACCTGATAAACATTTGCAGGATTAAAAACCTGCCACTCTCAGGCGTCTGTCTACATTTGGGACTGTACATGCCTTCAAAGTTGCTGTACAGAGAGTTACAATACGTTTACCTCTATTTTCAAAGGCAGGTGTGGTTCTGTCTCGGCTGAAGGGCTGCCCACTGACCATCAGTGTTCTGCGATGGAGGGCTCAGGATGGAACAGTGTATCGGCCTCTCATTAAAAGCCTGCGTGCCCTAAGGATGGAAAACCCCAGCATGCAAATCGGTCCTGCTCCCTCCCAGCAGTCAGCTTCTAAGGACCAAAGAAGCTCTCTGTCACAGTGTCTCAAAGAGGGAAGGCAAGTTTGTCACTAATCCATAATTATGATTTAAGGATCACTGTGTTATATCAATTGCATTCTTGACATCAAGACACTGGCTCACCTCTTCTCAACAGGATTGTTTACATAGTGCAGTTCTTGGGAAAAACAAGCATTGGAATGGTAAGTAATCACTTTTACTTTATAGTCAGATAAATGTTCAATCTCTGTTTAAATGTGTGCTGTGCcgtttttccattacatctgcCGGCCTGGCTCTTATCGATTTGACTCGGCACCGTAGGGCTTTTGCTATCATAGCTTGGCCTGAAGGTGtgtcttaaaacaacaacatgcttGTGCAGATAGTTTACAAACAACTTGATGAAATTACTCGACTCATCTCGGCGTAGGAAAACTGctaatggaaatgcaaattgGCGGGGCTGAAAGTACAAGTGGAAAAATGGCACTAGTCTCATGTATTACTGCTATGATATCCAGTCTTATCCTTTAATAGTTTGGAGGCAAGGAGGTGCTGCAGCACGCCATTCCACAAGTGTTGCAGAAAAACCAGCCAAGCAGGGTAATGTAGCTTATGCTGCTTCAggcatgtttgtttctgtcgtCTTGTCCCTCTAAACACTTCCTTGTCACTATCATCATATTGTTGGTGATGTAATTTCTCTCATAGGAGGTGCTTTTAGACATGAAGGAAACACATTTGACTtgcacagacagctgcagtAAGCAGGTAAGTGGACACGTAGTTCATTTCAGTCTGAGTTGCTCTTTGCTAATGCATGACAATGGCCAATAACACGTGCATTATATCTGTGTTTGCTCAGGAGCTGTTTAAGCATCACTATCCTGAGATTTCATGTGTTGGGAGATTTGGTCAACCAGACTACACAATATTTGCATTCTGTGTGGCGTAAGTATTAAACACATACTACATACCAATTATTTATGCATCAACTATCATTCATCCCCACAACCATCAGACCATTTAACTCAAGCACAACCTGAACGGTCACTTTCCACTTTTTtgtaaatctatttttttctatttaacttTATGCATAttcatctgactttttttcctcaacttGCATTTTGATCTGTTGTAACAAGGGATTCACCCCACACAGATAGTTTAGGCCACTCCCTTCCAATGACATGTAATGATGCAATCAAGCCACCACTGTTGTCATTGGCTGGACCCACATGATAGCTAAGCATATGATTGGCTCTGTTCACAGAGACTCCCCAGACACCCCTCAGTCTACTGGCTTCTGCTGTGTTGCACTCCGGGCAAGCACCACCAAGGAGTGTGAAGAGATTGTCTGTCGTATTGGTGAGACAGCCATGAGTTCATACGAATTGCTTGTCCCCATCTTTAGCGAGCAAGCTtacatttatgtgtttgtttttacagcaacCGGTTTCAAGCATACCGAGTGGTTTGTATGACAGCTCAACAGCGTTCAACTTATTTGAAGTGGTTGTAAATAAAGGCAATTTCTGTGACAACATACCCACTGCAATACTGTCTGAATatcaaatacattaaaaaaaacaaacaaaaacaaaaaaacaaaaaaaaacaaaaacaaacacatgggcAGAACACAAGGCTTTTCTACTCATAAAGACTTTAATAGAAAGACATGTGACAACATTTCCATAAATAGTATTAAATGTAGCTGCCAAGATTTTATgttgaaaaacatgtaaaaagcagtCCAGAAAAATACAGAGGGGGCCATGCTTCTTGCCACCAAGTGTTGAGTATCAACTGAACCTGACACTGGTGAAACCTGATGAGCATGACATGCTGGCATTTTGTGGTAGATGGTAGATTGTTGAAGAAACCCTGGACCCCATGGAAGATGTGAAGATTCATCCTTGCTTCATCCCCAGAATTTGCCTGTTacccacaaaaaaaacttgagggGTGGCATAATGGCTGTAACATGTAGTAATGATGACCCATGATGGATACTCCTACTGCACAATACTTCCAACTACTGCACATGTACTCAGGCTTGTGGAATGACTGATGAATTGTCCCAGtctaaaaatacaatacaaaattcaaaaaaagaaTGTATTAAAAAATACCCAAGAAATAAAAATCCACAAGAATGGTTAAGTATGATAAATAGAATCATTTGTCTTGACAATGTTGCCACCAACTGCTTAGGCCCTCTCTCCCCTTATCCTACGGGCCAGCTGGATGTCTTTGGGCATGATGGTGACACGTTTGGCGTGGATGGCGCACAGGTTTGTGTCCTCAAACAGACCCACCAGGTAAGCCTCACTGGCTTcctatttaaaaataaataaaaacacattaggaTCATAGAAACCACCACTCATTGCCCACTAGTTCTATAATTTTTATTGTATGAAGTTTAATTTAAGTCTTTTTTACCTGGAGTGCTCCAATAGCAGCACTCTGGAATCGCAAGTCAGTCTTGAAGTCCTGGGCAATTTCTCTGACCAGACGCTGGAAGGGCAGCTTGCGGATGAGCAACTCCGTGGACTTCTGGTAGCGACGGATCTCCCTCAAAGCCACAGTTCCGGgcctaaaaacaacaacaacaaaaaggggGGTTGAGCTCCTGGTATTTGGATATGGCAAGTATTGCATATAATAGACTCAAAACCCAGTTAATGATAaatattccacacacacacacacctgtaacgATGGGGCTTCTTCACTCCTCCAGTGGAAGGGGCGCTCTTCCTGGCTGCCTTGGTAGCGAGCTGCTTCCTTGGCGCCTTTCCTCCGGTAGATTTACGGGCAGTCTGCTTGGTACGGGCCATGGCGTACTTACTAAAAAGCAGCCCAAAGAAGAGAAATCATTGATAGTTCGtgcgtaaaaaaaaataacatagaACCAAACTGATGCAGCCGTACGGACCTAATATCAATTGCCATGCTAATATGCTAGCCTAGCCTACAATTACGTTCAGCTCCCCTCCCCCATGCTGTAACAACTGGGAGACGTCGAGTGAGCTCCGGTTCCCTCTAACATCGCTATACCAGTCGACGAACAAGATCGAAAATAAGACACCATTACAACCGTGTCAACGTTGCCCCGGTCTCAAATTGAGCCATGACCGGCTAGGACAACGATTTAACTGGTTTAGAAGACTACTATAATCTAAGAGTCCCGTCACAACACTCTGTGCCTACACCCTCCCAACCCCGGCCAGTCAGCCTTTGCTTTTCGACATCGCCATTATTACTGGCTCTCATGTCACCCCCAAGCGACATTGCCCCGATTGGGCTCAACCACCATTAGCCTACATACAACAAGCTTCATTCAAGGCCACTCACCGTTTACATAATGTCAGTCTCAATCTTTAAGTATAGCCAGCCATGGGTTTGTTAACGAGGTCTAGTATGGGTTTAGCACCTAACGGTGACGTTTAACTAGAATCGTCAAAGGTAAGGTTCCATTGTTCTATTTttagctagtgttagcatgTCGACATGTTAGCCTGTTTGTCAAATAATGGCTGCAGGCAGAACACCGGGATCCTCAAATACATCGACACCGTTGTTAAAAACCAATCCACGTAGATAACCTACATATAGTGCCAGTAATAATTACCTTTAGACGGTCGGTTGATTTGAGGAACTCGCCGTACCAAACAAGATGTCGAACGTCACTGCTGAAAACGATTTGTGGTGGGAGGGGGTTGAAGCCGAGTATTAATACTTTGCAGTGACGTCATGTCATAAACACTGCGCGTTCATTGGTTCACCTCCCTATATCTAACAAGCAAGAGATAATATCtaaatagaaaacacagagcttcAACGACATGGCTCATTTTCCTATGTCTCATTTTTCTTCCAACCAAAAATTATATGTAGTAAATGGTTAAACCTCGTTTATGTTTCGTGAGGTGCCCAATCGTCGGTGAAGCTATAATTGAACTTCATGTCCCATAGTTCCGTGTTGTCCTCTTGCTACTACTTCCTCCTGCCTTGCGCAAGCTCACAACGTTGTAGAATGCGGATTTCGAAGCTAATGAGAATACCTAGCTACTAAGCTAAAAACAAGGTTCTTGTTGTTAGGCTTCAAACGCGTAAAATGtctaaaacacactcacagcccCCGTCATCTTCGGCAGCGACGACTACCGGGGGaccctcctcgtcctcttcgtCTTCGCCCGCTGGGGGCTCGACATCTCCCGCAACCGTGTTGAACGTGCAGCCCGAGAAACCTCAACATTACACGTACGTAGCTAGTTAGCTGGATTAGCTAGCGAAATGTACACAACCTCACGTGTAGTTGCATATAGCAAAATACAGCCAAATTTATCTAAAAAATGAGTGAATGATACACTTGGTTTTCTGTGCAATGACCGTATCATGGCTATTCAGCGCTATTTTGCTTATTATCTGGAGCGGGCACCGAGAAAGAGGCCTAACGTTACTTTCTCACAGTAGCCATGTCTTACATTTCTTACAAGCTTTGTGATGCTGCACAGTTAAAGTTCTGCATTTGTAAATATGTCTCACCGCTGCATAAAGGCAATGCTAGTTTAGTTACACGATTGGTTTTCCAGGGAATGAGGGTTGTCACAGCAGCTCATGATAAGTTATGATCAGACACCTAACCGTAGAAAAAATATCTCCATAAGTAATTGttgaatgtaatgtaaataagTATCAGTGCACTGCTGCTTGTGTAAGAAACTGTCAAATACACTAACACTGTCCAGTAGGATATCCCACTTATGCGCTGACGCTTTAACTTGCTTCCCTCTCTCCAGATATCTTAAGGAGTTCAGGACTGAGCAGTGCCCCCTGTTTGTAcagcacaaatgcacacaacaCAGGCcgttttcctgttttcactgGCACTTTCTAAACCAGCGGCGGCGCAGGCCCATCCGAAGACGGGATGGGACCTTCAACTACAGCCCAGATGTTTACTGCACCAAATATGACGAGGGAACAGGCACCTGTCCTGATGGAGATGAGTGAGTGCAACCTAGATTTCAGTTTTGTACAAGACTGCTTCACGTCATGTTTGCCCCCCAGTACACCCTTACATGTTACACGTTTGACAAAGAGGAAGTGCTATTGTTGCTCTTGCACTGAATTGCTTAACTAACCCCAACACTGTTTTTGGAAGGCTGATAATGGTGACTGATGTTGACACATCTGTGTGAAGTACATTCCAGTTGTTGGTAATTTGTGTCTAACTGTAAAACAGTGACTTTGGCTAAATATATATGGACTTATCACATTGAAATTGAACTCCTCAAGTGAATCATCTGAATGTGCGGATCATTGCATAGCAAAGgatcttttctgtctttttgggtGAAAGGCAGTGGAGTAGCTATTGAGGATACACACTATCCTCAATTATAAGTCAAGTTGAACAATGGGAAGGTTTGTGTTTGATGCATATTCTTTGCCATTTTACATTAGCATCTGAACATGCTGTCTGTGGGACTCTTTTAGACTGAAATGTGCTGAGCCTTTGTGTTATACATGACAACCTATTGGTGACATTGTGTCTACCTTAATACGGGGACAGGTAAAAACACAAGGAATCACAAACAGAGTGGGAGGGGttgtcacacactgacaaaggGCATGTTAATGTCAGGCTGGAAGTCGTTTCAGGGTTGTTCTTGGATGTGTTTGATGCATGAGTGCTAAGAGAGTGCTTAGAGTGCTAAGTGAATGTTTCAGACTCTTCCAGCTCTCGCCTTAAAACGCCAGTTGCACTGAAAACAGTCAGCATTAAGTGAAGGTGGGAAGATTCTGAATAAATATTTCCTATGTAAGACTTTACACCTTTTACTTACCTACAGAAGTTCAGCTGATAAgttgttttatataaagtatTTACCTAGTTTGGGCCTGTAaccattatatttatttttgcaacTGTTGTATTCTTGcaatgtttttacagaaaaaaataagtataTTTAACAGTGCCATTGTTTTGTGCTGGGTTCTCATATACTCATATACTTCGTATCAGCTGGGATCATAGCTTTGCAGCTTGGAAGGGGTCGATTTTTGGTGGTGTGAACTCCAGATATATACAGTCCTTGATAAAGCCGCCTTTTAACCAAGgggtttttattgttattggcCCAGAAATTAGATAGTATAGTTGGCAATTGGCAGAAAAATGAATTTGCAAAAGATTTGAAAATGGAttcattgtgtttgtcatttttcaagcaaaagtgTAAAGTCTTAAAGTGAGAATTTCCCCCTTCACTTGTTATATTTGGGGGTTTGGGGATTGTTCTTTAGATTGTTAGGAATCAGATATTttacaggcaaaaaaaaaatctcttaataAATCACTAAAATAAttataaagttaaaaaatatgtatacaaAAGAATTGTATATCTGTTTtcaatatcattttaaaagaaCACCGTTTCCTATCAGATGCAGTATAACTTCTTATAAGTTATTCTTCTTCTCAGTATCATTACTTAAattttttgttcttattttattgttattctatAAGACAATGATGGCAGAACTGACTCCTTTAAAAATTTAAGCTtatgtttaagtgtgtgtagTCCgtgttttcaatgttttctttgtgtttgtgtgttccagATGCCCATTTCTACATCGGACAGCAGGTGACACAGAGCGCAGATATCACCTTCGCTACTATAAGACAGGATCTTGTATACATGAAACAGATGGAAAAGGCCACTGCAGCAAAAATGGCTCCCACTGTGCCTTTGCACATGGATCACATGACCTTCGCAGCCCTGTTTATGATATTAGGTGCCTAAAGAACTTAATGTATAAAACCAACTGATCTTTGACTTAAATGagtctctgtttctgtgctgtaGTTGCTTACACTATGTTTCTACTGTGGCTTTACAGAGAAGTGCAGGTAATGGAGTCACAGGGAGGCTCTGGGGCCACagagggaggcggaggagaCGGACAGTCGGGACAGGCTGCAAGTACAGCACTCATAGAGAAGATCCTGAGTGAGGAGCCGCGTTGGCAAGGTAAATCTATAGCCCGTCATGCACAGAGATTTCATAAGCAAGGAAAGCTCCCCTTCACACCACCTTCTTATTATTTACAGTGAACCTAGCAGCACTGATACACTGCTGCCCCAGTCTATCACAGCTCTGCTATTATTTCCACTGGCAAATCAGAGGTGGAATGAAAATGTCCCCTCACTCCACCTCTATAACTTTTATACAGACCACAAGGCGGAATGACAGTGTAAAAGGAGCTAGTGTTACAGCACTTCACCAGGACAGCAGAACCAAAGCAGCCCAGCATTAAGATACAAACGGTGCTGCAGGGATGGGGACTTGTTGTTCCTTTACCAGTGAAAATTCAGTTATGTTCCACGAAAGCCCAGATTGAGTAACGGATTCATGAGTTTAGAAGAAGCCGTCAAAGCAatgcacaatatatattttttgatacATGCATGAATTCTGAAATTTAAAAACGGTTCCACTAATGCTGATAaaagttctcagtcatccaggtcatggtaactCTAAGTGCTACATCGTAGGCAATTGGCCttttttcagtgtcttgaaGACGGTTATCCTCTCATCCAAAaggcttcttcagttttaaCTGGAAGGGAGTTTGAGTTGGAGTCTGGACTTTTTTACAGTAACGATACACTGGTGTCTAGCGGTGGGCAAAAAAATTGTTCAAATATGAATCGAGATCCCTACCGCCCATGTCAAAAATCTATTTGAAATGTTAACAGCGTGATGTTGACAGAACAAGAAAAGGCAGAACTAAACTGTGAGGGTAGTGCAGCGCCTGGAAATATTACAGCATGCATGCATTACTTTGAAGTTCATTTCCAAAAGAATGCAGCGTTTGTAAGAATTTCGCTCAGAACACACAGGGGAGCAGGCCATATATTTGTGAATCAaggaaatcaaaaaaatgttttgaatcgCAAATCAATTCCAAATCCGTTGGAATTTTGAGACGGTCAGAGAGCTGGTGCCAGCCACACTTTCTCGTCTTCTCTCTGACAGCAAGTCAGAGAGCAAACCAGAGTTTCTAAAGAGATTGcaatatttaatgtttcctACAGttgttctgcttttctttgctaATCTCGTCGTCATGTTATAGCCTTGTTGTAATtatctttgaaaatgaaaattaaatgccctaaatgttgTGGCCATTTGTTTCTTGGGGTATCAAAATTTGTTTCAAATATCCATACTCCTCAAGGTATTGTATTGAAGGTAAAAAAATTCAAGTAACACTACACAGCATTTTAGGACATGAGATGAGGTTTTCCAACTCTAGATGGATATCACTTTACGTTTACGTTCCATTGCAACAATTGTGAAATGGACTGTAGAAATATGCTTTTCATGCAGAAAATTAATTTACCTGGAATGTGCAGTTGCGTGCGTTTAACTGACCAACACAACATCATCTCTGATAACTTTGCATACCAGTCCAGCAAAAGTTGAGCCAGGTTGTTcaacttgtttgtttgcttttttcttgaGCCCCCTGTTTTTGCAGCCCCAACGCTTTGTCGGATCGGCCTCATTTAAATGGCTGTGGTTTTTAGTTGTAGGGCACTCTATTTTATGTCAGTATTAACCATGTAGATGTCtagttttcttttgtattttttactttgtgtatcTATTTCTTTAAAGAACGTTTTGTAAGGAGTGGGAATGTGTTGGTGACTGTGCTAATAACGACTTAACACAGTAAACCCTTTTAAACACTGCCACTCTGTTAGCAGAACTTTACTGTCAAGAATCTGAGCTGATGACTCTTGTTTGGTCCTCACCATCTGCCTTCCTCTTTGTTTGCTTCTGTCTGTTATAAATTTTTAGATAACAACTACGTGCTGTCCCACTACAAGACAGAACTCTGTAAGAAACCCCCTCGTCTGTGCCGTCAAGGTTATGCCTGCCCATACTACCATAACAGCAAAGATAGGAGGCGCAGCCCGCACAAGCACAAATACCGGTAATCCCTTACatcatttaaaaggaaaacattaaagatgCATTTTTGCCTGCTTGTGGATGCGTTTAACGAAGTTCTCGTTTGCTTTTGCTGCCATAGAGCATTGCCATGTCCAGCCGTGAAACAGAGTGAGGAATGGGGAGATCCGAGTAAATGTGAGGGAGCAGAGGGATGTCAGTATTGCCACACAAGAACGGAGCAACAGTTCCACCCAGAGGTTTGTCCATTTAGATGTGACCTTAGAGAATCCAGACCAGAAATCACAAGCGATGAAAATCAACATGTGcttatttctccctctgtcGCAGATCTATAAATCCACTAAGTGTAATGACATGCAGCAGTGTGGCAGCTGTCCCAGAGGGCCCTTCTGTGCCTTTGCTCATGTTGAAAGTAAGTCTCTGCAATACATTTCTGATCACATCTCAAAAACCATCTGATCTGACTTATTTTACAATGTAatggtgttttttaaatttcttctaCCTTCTACAGAGCCCTTTGTTCCAGAGGAAGCATCATTCCCAACACCAAGCTCCCCTCCACCACCCAGACCTCCAGACCCTCTTCCTGCCCAGGAAGCTTCTTCTAGTCCCAGCAGACACAACATGGgacctggttctggttctgtgtcaGACCCCTTCTCTCCATCTACAGGATCATGTGTTACAGAGCAGGGACTGCTGGGAAGTGTTTTGTCCCTGTGTGAGGACTTGAGTGGAGGAGCAGAGCCACTGTCTCCCTGGGCAGGAGAGGGAGCATACTGCAGAGCGCCTGGATTTGAGAGGGAGGATCAGGTGAGAGGGGCAGAACATGGGCATTATGGGTCACTTTTAAATGGAAATTATGAATGAATTCATACGTAATACATAGAGGCTTATcctgcatgttttcatgtcatcaTTCTTTTGTGTTATCAGGCTAAGCAAAGGAGTTTTGCTCTTGAGCAGCGCAATAGAGAATTAGCatcaacacaaagcaaacaggtACAGTCTAAAACTCTGCATACTTTGAGCTAGTCCACATATTATCTTTAGGAAGTTTCTTGGTAatgcattatatttttttgcaaggaaacagaaataaagttACATCACTTTTGCCAAACAACCACATTCCACATTGGTTCTCCTTCAGGACTTGTTAGTGTTTCTGCCCGTGGGCAGCCCTTTGAGTCTATCCTCCAGCATCCCCTCCAGTCTGGCTGCCACACCGCCCAGTCCCGCCCCTCTAGGACCACCAGGATCCAGCATCTCCTCAGGCATGAATGCTAACGCCCTGCCTTTTTATCCCACCAGTGAGACTGTAGAGTCAGTTGTTGGTAAGTATATGACATTTCAAGCAGTTGTGACAATATAAATCtaaaacaaatctgacacatttttctggTCTTGTATGTATTGTAGAGTCAGCCCTAGATGATCTCGACCTGAATGATTTCGGCGTGTCGGCATTGGAGAGGAGCTTGGAGAGCAACTCTGCTCTGCCCAGTGTGGGAGTTATGCTGGGTAtttcaaacaatgaaaaaaaatagcacaacaaaaatacatacaatttAAATATGAGCAGAAATCACACCGTTTAGCAGTACTATGCATATGCTCATGAACATCAcaatttttttgtctctttgctttTCCAGGAGGTAGCCAGTTTCAAAGTTCTGCCCCTGTAAATATCCCAGGATCtttcagcagctctgctcctTTTAGCTCCCCATCACCATCTCCCCCAATCAGGCCGCATGCTTCACCATTCTTTTCTACTCATATATCACAACCTGGCCAGTCAGAAAGCACCTTCTTGGGACCATCTCATAGCTCTTTAGGTTTGTGAAATTTGATTCAGGACATCAAGTGGTGTAGAGCGAGTGTATGGTTTTGTCAGTATTTATTCTTCTTGTCGCAGGTCTTAATGGTATGAGCAGTAATATCTGGGAGCATTTTCCATCAGGCCAGGGTTCCCCTGGTACACCCCCCACCCTCCTGCCTACTGGCCCCTGTGCAGAGACTTCCAGGCTTAAACAGGAGCTAGAGGAAGCACATAGGGCACTGAAGCAGTGGGgtcacagctggagacacacaGCTCAGGTAGGTAGGTAGTGGGGCAGTGCATGCAACGTTGTGAAATGGCTATTTGAGGTAGTGCAGTGATCTGCATTATTACGCACATAGCAATTACTGGAAAAAATGAATTACAATTACAGTGGATTATGTATTGTGCCTCTTATAGTCATGGGCTGCACTAAAAGCAGATGCGGAGGAGTCCCGTGCCCATGCAGCACGGTTAGCCATGGAAGCAGAGAGAGCGCggcaggctgaggaggaggcaCAGAGGCAGgcttctctcctgcaggaggCGCTGGAGAGCTTAAGGAATGGAGACAATCCTCATCTAGCACTGCATCAACTCCAGCTACTACATCGACTGCCTTTGGAGTCAGTCCTGAGTTTGCAGGCTCAGCTCTGTAGCTGCCTACATGCTGTGGAACAGGTAatacctgaacaaaaaaaaagaaatggtgaATGACCTTTTGCACAGCCCTGCTGACCGAACAGATGTTTCATTTGCACACCAGCTATATTTGTTGGTCTTTGTTGAATTtgatttttaagttttcttaTGCTCAAAATATTGGTGAACATCTTTATGTGGTTGCTTAAAACACCCAATACCTTGCAGTTTCAGGTTTAAGTTTTGCTTCTAAatatttccctctttttcccAAGGTGGTGTACAGAAAGCAGAGACAGTGCTGTGTGACATGTGGAGAGCAAGGCTCCGTTTCCCTGACCTGTGGCCACGGACTTCAGTGTGAAAGCTGCTCCAACTCTACAGAGTGCCCACTCTGCCCTGAACAGACCccagagcagcagctctcttGACCTCACTACGCTGCCAGGACCACCACAGATTCCAGACCAGTCAGTCCGGATTCCACAGATACCAGCCTTCAATCTCAGCATCCATTTGAAAAATCATGCCGAGGTCATTTTATAATATGGTAACAACACAAGCACTGACCTGATCTTTGTATTTTTAAGATGACTTTTACTGATGAATGACCACTTTGTAAAGCACAGGTCATTAAGTGGAAGCTCCTAATGTAGAATTTAGGATTAATAATTTCTCCAGTGTTACCCATGGAACACCAGTACATTTTACAAGTTATTGCTCTTGACCAGCAACACTGTTCTATACCTTGCTCTTGATTTATGAAGATAATTTGAATACCtgctgttatttcttctttaaagGGGGAATTCCGGTATTTTTCAACCTGGGCTctatatttaaatgtgttggtCCATACATGATTCATACTTACTAAAGGTTTTGGTAATCCTTAATTACAAACTCCGGCTGTCACAGTTACCTCCATTAAAgtgcttgtgtttgtcactgACAGGCTTAGGTTGTTATCCTCAGTAtctgacaacattacaaaaaaacGATTCCTACAGAGagacctttttgttaaatataagatatttttttgtaactAAAAACAGTTTTGCTCAAGGAGAAGTCGTTGTGAAATCTCAGGAGAGGTGAGATGTTGCAGGAAGACGCATGGAAAGAGTTAAAGAGATGAGTTTGGAGTTTATTTCCAGAAACCGCCAGCaggaatttatttccaaaatcGTGGCTTAAtattttagatttagatttagagaTTTAGATTTTGGCACTGCAGATGAGGCAACAATGTTATACACTCACCTCACGAGATTTCAGATCGTCATTTCCCCATGAGCGAGTCCGTTGTTTCCTGATAACAAAAGGTTTGTCTCCGTAGGATCAGTTTCCATCGTGTTGTCAGACACTATAACAACCTGCACTTT encodes the following:
- the si:ch211-250n8.1 gene encoding uncharacterized protein si:ch211-250n8.1 isoform X4, giving the protein MAPKDPLLGTLKVCVLNLLSDGEMVTDANPHLASCCELLELVLRKGLQLEQTRVCRKLLSAQGRGRYLLRLALSRKALPQFISHLLHTPRVLEWYSPEVSILRNEEFVEPFMSLLLVLSHMEFKLNMENCSFLDESWLLPVCETYEVVPCREVGMVLRYLSGRVFVLDLMPGGQAHIDKFICPGDIIDEINGTSLRNSKNGQAGVVLSRLKGCPLTISVLRWRAQDGTVYRPLIKSLRALRMENPSMQIGPAPSQQSASKDQRSSLSQCLKEGRIVYIVQFLGKTSIGMFGGKEVLQHAIPQVLQKNQPSREVLLDMKETHLTCTDSCSKQELFKHHYPEISCVGRFGQPDYTIFAFCVADSPDTPQSTGFCCVALRASTTKECEEIVCRIGETAMSSYELLVPIFSEQAYIYVFVFTATGFKHTEWFV
- the si:ch211-250n8.1 gene encoding uncharacterized protein si:ch211-250n8.1 isoform X1, which gives rise to MAPKDPLLGTLKVCVLNLLSDGEMVTDANPHLASCCELLELVLRKGLQQPVISLVHRDYWQSFEQLTHHDACGRLSALSLAVEQTRVCRKLLSAQGRGRYLLRLALSRKALPQFISHLLHTPRVLEWYSPEVSILRNEEFVEPFMSLLLVLSHMEFKLNMENCSFLDESWLLPVCETYEVVPCREVGMVLRYLSGRVFVLDLMPGGQAHIDKFICPGDIIDEINGTSLRNSKNGQAGVVLSRLKGCPLTISVLRWRAQDGTVYRPLIKSLRALRMENPSMQIGPAPSQQSASKDQRSSLSQCLKEGRIVYIVQFLGKTSIGMFGGKEVLQHAIPQVLQKNQPSREVLLDMKETHLTCTDSCSKQELFKHHYPEISCVGRFGQPDYTIFAFCVADSPDTPQSTGFCCVALRASTTKECEEIVCRIGETAMSSYELLVPIFSEQAYIYVFVFTATGFKHTEWFV
- the si:ch211-250n8.1 gene encoding uncharacterized protein si:ch211-250n8.1 isoform X3 yields the protein MAPKDPLLGTLKVCVLNLLSDGEMVTDANPHLASCCELLELVLRKGLQQPVISLVHRDYWQSFEQLTHHDACGRLSALSLAVEQTRVCRKLLSAQGRGRYLLRLALSRKALPQFISHLLHTPRVLEWYSPEVSILRNEEFVEPFMSLLLVLSHMEFKLNMENCSFLDESWLLPVCETYEVVPCREVGMVLRYLSGRVFVLDLMPGGQAHIDKFICPGDIIDEINGTSLRNSKNGQAGVVLSRLKGCPLTISVLRWRAQDGTVYRPLIKSLRALRMENPSMQIGPAPSQQSASKDQRSSLSQCLKEGRIVYIVQFLGKTSIGMFGGKEVLQHAIPQVLQKNQPSREVLLDMKETHLTCTDSCSKQELFKHHYPEISCVGRFGQPDYTIFAFCVADSPDTPQSTGFCCVALRASTTKECEEIVCRIATGFKHTEWFV
- the si:ch211-250n8.1 gene encoding uncharacterized protein si:ch211-250n8.1 isoform X6; translated protein: MMPVAVEQTRVCRKLLSAQGRGRYLLRLALSRKALPQFISHLLHTPRVLEWYSPEVSILRNEEFVEPFMSLLLVLSHMEFKLNMENCSFLDESWLLPVCETYEVVPCREVGMVLRYLSGRVFVLDLMPGGQAHIDKFICPGDIIDEINGTSLRNSKNGQAGVVLSRLKGCPLTISVLRWRAQDGTVYRPLIKSLRALRMENPSMQIGPAPSQQSASKDQRSSLSQCLKEGRIVYIVQFLGKTSIGMFGGKEVLQHAIPQVLQKNQPSREVLLDMKETHLTCTDSCSKQELFKHHYPEISCVGRFGQPDYTIFAFCVADSPDTPQSTGFCCVALRASTTKECEEIVCRIGETAMSSYELLVPIFSEQAYIYVFVFTATGFKHTEWFV